In a genomic window of Streptomyces sp. NBC_01142:
- the sucD gene encoding succinate--CoA ligase subunit alpha, with protein sequence MAIFLTKDSKVIVQGMTGATGMKHTKLMLADGTNIVGGVNPRKAGTSVDIDGTEVPVFGSVKEAMEKTGADVSVLFVPPAFAKAAVVEAIDAEIGLAVVITEGIAVHDSAAFWAYAGAKGNKTRIIGPNCPGLITPGQSNAGIIPGDITKPGRIGLVSKSGTLTYQMMYELRDIGFSSAVGIGGDPVIGTTHIDALAAFEADPETDLIVMIGEIGGDAEERAADFIAKNVTKPVVGYVAGFTAPEGKTMGHAGAIVSGSSGTAQAKKEALEAAGVKVGKTPTETAKLAREILAG encoded by the coding sequence ATGGCTATCTTCCTCACCAAGGACAGCAAGGTCATCGTCCAGGGCATGACCGGTGCCACGGGCATGAAGCACACCAAGCTCATGCTGGCTGACGGCACGAACATCGTCGGTGGCGTGAACCCGCGCAAGGCCGGTACGTCCGTCGACATCGACGGCACCGAGGTCCCGGTCTTCGGTTCCGTCAAGGAAGCGATGGAGAAGACGGGCGCCGACGTGTCCGTCCTCTTCGTGCCGCCGGCCTTCGCCAAGGCCGCCGTCGTCGAGGCGATCGACGCCGAGATCGGTCTCGCCGTCGTGATCACCGAGGGCATCGCCGTCCACGACTCGGCCGCCTTCTGGGCGTACGCCGGCGCGAAGGGCAACAAGACCCGGATCATCGGTCCGAACTGCCCCGGTCTGATCACCCCCGGCCAGTCCAACGCGGGCATCATCCCGGGCGACATCACCAAGCCCGGCCGTATCGGTCTCGTGTCCAAGTCCGGCACGCTGACCTACCAGATGATGTACGAGCTCCGTGACATCGGCTTCTCCTCGGCCGTCGGCATCGGTGGCGACCCGGTCATCGGCACGACGCACATCGACGCCCTCGCGGCGTTCGAGGCCGACCCCGAGACCGACCTGATCGTGATGATCGGCGAGATCGGCGGCGACGCCGAGGAGCGTGCGGCGGACTTCATCGCCAAGAACGTGACCAAGCCGGTCGTCGGCTACGTCGCGGGCTTCACCGCGCCCGAGGGCAAGACCATGGGCCACGCCGGCGCCATCGTCTCGGGCTCTTCCGGCACCGCGCAGGCGAAGAAGGAGGCCCTCGAGGCCGCGGGCGTCAAGGTCGGCAAGACGCCGACCGAGACGGCCAAGCTGGCGCGCGAGATCCTCGCAGGCTGA